The following are encoded together in the Rana temporaria chromosome 12, aRanTem1.1, whole genome shotgun sequence genome:
- the DIDO1 gene encoding death-inducer obliterator 1, whose protein sequence is MEHSMLDQGIKGRIEKATHPTGKKKLKIFHPVEIPELAILPTEVCETTEVSREVPTASEAPMSLNVAMCIGPGCSNLALRDSVYCSHDCILKHAAETMKSLSAGKDAREKVKVKIEKKSPPPKSQAPSNLTVVQKAAAEKTISLKHCVVLTPKIETEGSSDEPSEEYGSSTPSWESDHNYIAVKPEKTAAISSSLFYKSEKTQEPEKKPEVPAPVPVPAPVPVPAPIPAAVPVPAPVAVHVPAAVPVPAPVAVHVPAPVAVHVPVAVHVPAPVAAPPTVPVAAPPTVAAAPPAPVAAAPPAPVAAPPVKKPPLSPTSLLMKPISALPRIPMLKKLPLAPVSSKPPAKPPAKQSTSTSSSRSGSKPLPLKPQPRPRPPPPPTSSAISKLPKIPKKIQPSSSSTPEPRKAAFSNSVVGKKPASGVSPPHSSSTSAPSSSSSSAPSAPPKPASSSSHPMPNNQIRQNIRRSLKEILVKRVNDSDDLTMSEKDVAHVAISIEKEMFHLYKDTGSGYKSKYRTIMFNMKDPKNQGLFQRVLRGEIGPVKLVRLKPEVLASKRLSSWKETKTTAVLKTKSRMEHRAPSRHFFIDMEESPPMSDTDTEQQETARVPPPEKSTSALPDIFSSMLEDTTGQHRAHLFDLKCKICTGQISADDEPPPKRQKTTTTTTTTTTTTTTTPAVKKLEPKIKPEDDEPPPPPEDDSDTPMETNEIKDSIPTVVPEPVSLPSSSPPPPQSPVASQAPILPVINPVTTVTGSGRDPRRAINRPPVPAAVATPPESSPRITRDNEDASATSQPPPPVVSAPKSILMKPTTSDLRYLTASSPNVNMSDMRSPQDGNTSLFLSRLNPIWKGFINMQSVAKFVTKAFPVSGSIEYLNEDLPDTIHIGGRISPKTVWDYVGKLKSSLSKELSLIRFHPATEEEEVAYISLYSYFSSRGRFGVVANNNRHIKDLYLIPLSAKDPIPSKLLPFEGPGLESTRPNLILGLVICQRNKRPGPIEPEKIEEKRPKAQSQEEADILTYTKLTTSISQPEKKKYQPLSTDMRSTTPPGSPPPISEPTPKVVPPIFTLPFNRMESVVPTSNITKGSSPPAEQPMSSGKTATPLEHILKTLFGKTTETKNENVNTPAPVTAVTSTITTSVETITERGFVDPIVQQFGQMSKDKAFEEEDDRPYDPEEEYTPEKAFDPTVVFDNNDTPYEPEQPCENLYDDEAYDPEDETILEEAKVPVEDFPNRMAAQNKTKTLEESAEFLAESSDSPSLLEQQKMLEELNKQIEEQKRQLEEQEEALRQQRAAVGVSMAHFSVSDALMSPPPKSSISSADLFSNEPSIASAGTDTDIHVISRRDPRQARDPRQAVAKIILPDTENVPIAHSQTETPLVPVEAQRASPITTSSISIQNETIPPVSNLTTKESIFEKAEPVGTTKPARKVLLPTPLLRPLPHMEFKTGHYQQESAWEPKTNAQAHFSNQAKSSLENQTDDFESKNEMFPHNEQIHSPSDTFVDRVNPQDNNRPEPTFPMSPTVGPPQSQREVLSVYSEQRPPLIPNPPGLRASPVYPEENISSNVDNYRDMSPEQNIEPTGPGQFGPPVHHPFGDRGHLPHFAIAGQSPTRFDRQNSPQMEFQEPHFGRPNDGPPRFQNLPRYDDPSQFDSPRHFDGPLQHDNLSRFEGSRGPMQAPFLGSRGHFEVQNRPQPLLFKPSKDAPIHSSFGGPRGPASSLFGPRGQYADDFEDSRGPASIPFTGPRVPAFDDSNRNLSLSQNQRGPNALSFSVTSRPSEQPQPMKPQLRPLLELPTVPPPHRSEAWDKPRPSELIQNYGDRRQEPEPLWDSNNFRQNKDHRGFEGRPRNLEGRNDPESSDLVPNQGSDDRRREREHDVQWDRDRGRNWNRDRNRDIDRPRGNGRDGDKEPEKKEWDRNRDRDRDRNRERDNFRVRDRERERERERDRDRERDRDKEGDRDNKERERDRERERDRDRERERERDRERFRDRDRDVYRRRDRSRSRERDRDRARERSRSRDRDRDRDRERDKGRDRDRDRDRGKDRSVRSGSRDNKDSKSDRSRDVLKSTSQEPTPSSHM, encoded by the exons ctGAGAAAACGCAAGAACCTGAAAAGAAACCAGAAGTTCCTGCTCCTGTTCCCGTTCCTGCTCCTGTTCCCGTTCCTGCGCCTATTCCCGCTGCTGTTCCCGTTCCTGCACCGGTTGCTGTTCACGTTCCTGCTGCTGTTCCCGTTCCTGCGCCGGTTGCTGTTCACGTTCCTGCGCCGGTTGCAGTTCACGTTCCTGTTGCTGTTCACGTTCCTGCTCCTGTTGCTGCTCCCCCTACTGTTCCTGTTGCTGCTCCCCCTActgttgctgctgctcctcctgctcctgttgctgctgctcctcctgctcctgttgCTGCTCCTCCAGTTAAAAAACCACCACTCTCTCCAACATCTTTGCTGATGAAACCGATCTCCGCACTGCCCCGGATCCCCATGCTGAAGAAGCTCCCTCTTGCCCCAGTTTCAAGCAAGCCCCCAGCAAAGCCCCCAGCAAAGCAGTCTACCAGTACGAGCAGCAGCCGCAGCGGCAGCAAACCTCTGCCTCTCAAACCGCAACCCCGACCCCGTCCCCCTCCACCTCCCACTTCATCTGCTATTAGTAAACTTCCAAAGATACCTAAGAAGATACAACCTTCATCCTCCTCTACACCTGAGCCAAGGAAGGCAGCGTTTTCAAACAGTGTTGTTGGCAAGAAGCCAGCATCTGGGGTCTCGCCGCCCCACTCGTCTTCCACGTCTGCACCTAGCTCATCATCCTCGTCTGCGCCTAGTGCTCCACCTAAGCCGGCATCCAGCTCTTCTCATCCAATGCCCAATAATCAGATCAGGCAGAACATCCGCAGGTCATTGAAGGAGATCCTTGTCAAAAG AGTGAATGACAGCGATGATCTGACGATGTCGGAGAAGGATGTGGCGCATGTTGCGATAAGCATTGAAAAAGAGATGTTCCACCTTTATAAAGACACTGGCAGTGGGTACAAGAGCAAGTATAGGACCATCATGTTTAACATGAAGGACCCAAAGAATCAG GGTCTGTTCCAGCGTGTTCTTCGTGGAGAAATCGGACCGGTAAAATTGGTGCGCTTGAAACCCGAAGTCCTCGCGTCaaagaggctttcttcctggaaaGAGACAAAAACG ACTGCGGTTCTGAAAACCAAGTCTCGTATGGAACATAGAGCCCCCTCAAGACATTTCTTTATAGATATGGAGGAATCCCCTCCCATGTCCGATACTGACACG GAGCAGCAAGAAACGGCTCGTGTTCCTCCTCCGGAAAAAAGCACCTCGGCCCTCCCAGACATTTTCAGCAGTATGTTGGAAGACACAACAGGCCAGCATCGCGCCCATCTGTTTGATCTCAAGTGCAAAATCTGTACAG GTCAGATATCTGCTGACGATGAACCTCCACCTAAACGTCAGAAGACGACAACCACCactactaccaccaccaccactactacGACTACTCCAGCTGTGAAGAAGCTAGAACCTAAAATAAAACCAGAAGATGATGAGCCTCCTCCACCTCCAGAAGATGACTCTGATACACCCATGGAGACCAATGAGATCAAAGACAGCATCCCCACTGTGGTCCCTGAACCAGTTTCATTGCCCAGttcttctcctccaccccctcagtcCCCTGTAGCTAGTCAGGCTCCCATACTTCCTGTTATCAACCCTGTTACCACAGTCACAGGTTCTggcagggaccccagaagagcgaTTAATCGGCCACCTGTACCAGCAGCTGTTGCGACACCGCCAGAGAGCAGCCCCAGAATCACCCGGGATAATGAAGACGCTTCAGCAACATCGCAGCCGCCACCTCCTGTTGTCTCTGCTCCAAAATCAATCTTGATGAAGCCAACCACCTCCGATCTTCGATATCTAACCGCGTCTTCACCAAACGTAAA CATGTCTGATATGAGGTCGCCTCAAGATGGAAACACCTCACTCTTCCTCTCTCGTCTCAACCCAATCTGGAAGGGATTTATAAACATGCAATCCGTCGCCAAGTTTGTCACTAAAGCGTTCCCAGTGTCTGGTTCTATCGAGTACTTGAATGAG gacTTGCCAGACACCATCCACATTGGAGGAAGAATCTCCCCAAAGACTGTTTGGGATTATGTGGGAAAACTCAAATCATCTTTGTCGAAG GAGCTGTCATTAATTCGCTTCCACCCAGccacagaagaggaggaagtgGCCTACATCTCCCTCTACTCGTATTTCAGTAGTCGTGGACGTTTTGGGGTAGTGGCCAATAACAACAGGCACATAAAGGACCTCTATCTCATCCCTCTAAGTGCCAAGGACCCTATTCCATCGAAATTGTTGCCCTTTGAGGGACCAG GACTTGAGTCCACACGTCCAAACTTGATTCTGGGGCTAGTGATCTGTCAGAGAAATAAACGCCCTGGTCCTATTGAGCCAGAGAAGATTGAAGAGAAACGTCCAAAAGCTCAAAGCCAAGAGGAGGCGGACATCCTGACATATACCAAACTAACCACCTCCATTTCTCAGCCAGAAAAGAAGAAATATCAACCACTATCTACTGACATGAGAAGTACCACACCCCCTGGATCACCACCACCAATCTCTGAGCCAACTCCAAAGGTTGTTCCTCCCATTTTTACACTGCCATTTAACAGAATGGAGAGTGTTGTCCCCACAAGCAACATAACAAAGGGTTCTTCTCCACCTGCTGAACAGCCTATGTCATCCGGAAAAACAGCCACTCCATTGGAGCACATTTTGAAGACCCTCTTTGGAAAAACAACTGAAACTAAAAATGAAAATGTGAATACGCCTGCCCCTGTTACTGCTGTTACTTCTACCATTACTACTTCAGTAGAAACTATAACTGAGAGAGGATTTGTAGATCCCATTGTGCAGCAGTTTGGACAGATGTCTAAGGATAAAGCTTTTGAGGAGGAAGATGATAGACCCTATGACCCAGAAGAAGAGTATACTCCAGAAAAAGCTTTTGACCCTACAGTGGTTTTTGACAATAATGATACACCCTACGAACCTGAACAGCCTTGTGAAAATTTATATGACGACGAGGCATATGACCCAGAGGATGAAACTATACTGGAGGAAGCCAAAGTTCCAGTTGAAGATTTTCCCAACAGGATGGCTGCCCAAAATAAAACCAAAACTTTGGAGGAATCTGCAGAATTTCTAGCAGAGTCTTCTGATTCACCATCCCTTCTAGAACAGCAAAAAATGCTGGAGGAGTTAAACAAACAAATAGAAGAGCAAAAGCGACAACTTGAAGAACAGGAGGAAGCTCTTAGACAACAAAGGGCAGCAGTAGGCGTCTCCATGGCCCATTTCTCTGTATCTGATGCTTTAATGTCGCCTCCACCAAAATCTTCCATTTCAAGCGCCGATCTGTTTTCAAATGAACCAAGTATAGCAAGTGCTGGAACCGATACTGATATTCATGTTATCTCAAGACGAGATCCTAGGCAAGCAAGAGACCCTCGACAAGCAGTAGCAAAAATAATACTGCCAGATACAGAAAATGTTCCTATTGCACACTCACAAACTGAGACACCACTTGTTCCTGTTGAAGCCCAAAGAGCCTCTCCTATTACAACATCCTCTATTAGTATCCAGAATGAGACCATACCTCCTGTTAGTAACCTGACAACAAAGGAAAGTATCTTTGAAAAGGCTGAACCTGTAGGCACCACTAAACCCGCACGTAAAGTTCTACTGCCAACACCACTGCTTAGGCCATTGCCACATATGGAGTTCAAAACCGGTCACTACCAGCAAGAGTCAGCTTGGGAACCTAAAACCAATGCTCAAGCTCACTTTTCTAATCAGGCAAAGTCTTCATTAGAAAATCAGACAGATGATTTTGAATCTAAAAATGAAATGTTTCCGCATAATGAGCAGATTCACAGTCCATCGGATACTTTTGTAGACCGTGTTAATCCACAGGACAATAATAGACCTGAGCCAACATTTCCAATGAGCCCCACAGTAGGCCCACCTCAATCGCAGCGTGAAGTTCTATCTGTTTATAGTGAACAAAGACCACCTCTTATACCTAATCCTCCAGGTTTACGGGCTTCCCCTGTCTATCCTGAAGAAAACATTTCATCTAATGTAGATAATTATAGGGACATGTCACCTGAACAAAACATTGAGCCCACAGGACCTGGACAGTTTGGACCCCCAGTTCATCACCCATTTGGAGACAGAGGCCATCTCCCTCATTTTGCTATAGCAGGACAGTCCCCTACTAGATTTGATAGACAAAATAGTCCTCAAATGGAATTCCAAGAACCTCATTTTGGTAGGCCAAATGATGGTCCCCCAAGATTTCAAAATCTGCCTAGGTATGATGATCCATCGCAGTTTGATAGTCCTCGTCATTTCGATGGTCCCCTACAGCATGACAATCTGTCTAGATTTGAAGGATCAAGAGGACCCATGCAAGCTCCATTTCTGGGTAGTCGAGGACATTTTGAAGTTCAGAACAGACCACAACCCTTGCTGTTTAAACCTTCCAAAGATGCTCCAATTCATTCTTCCTTTGGTGGACCTAGAGGCCCGGCCTCTAGCCTCTTTGGTCCTAGAGGCCAATATGCAGATGATTTTGAAGATTCACGAGGCCCAGCCTCCATTCCTTTCACTGGACCAAGGGTTCCAGCATTTGACGACTCAAATAGAAACTTGTCACTCAGTCAAAATCAAAGAGGCCCTAATGCTCTCTCATTTAGTGTAACTTCCAGGCCTTCTGAACAACCTCAGCCCATGAAACCTCAGCTACGGCCTTTGCTTGAACTCCCAACTGTTCCTCCTCCACATAGAAGTGAAGCTTGGGACAAACCTAGACCTTCAGAGTTAATTCAGAATTATGGGGACCGTAGGCAAGAGCCAGAGCCACTCTGGGATTCTAACAATTTCAGGCAAAATAAGGACCACAGAGGCTTCGAAGGTAGACCTCGCAACTTAGAAGGACGTAACGATCCAGAATCATCTGACCTTGTACCAAATCAAGGATCTGACGATAGACGAAGAGAAAGAGAGCATGATGTACAGTGGGACAGAGATAGGGGAAGAAATTGGAACAGAGACCGAAATAGAGACATTGATAGACCAAGAGGAAATGGACGAGATGGAGACAAAGAACCTGAAAAGAAGGAATGGGACAGAAACCGAGATAGAGACAGAGACCGAAACCGGGAACGAGATAATTTTAGAGTCCGGGACCGAGAAAGAGAGCGGGAAAGAGAGCGAGACCGTGATAGGGAAAGGGATCGAGATAAAGAAGGGGACCGAGATAacaaagaacgagagagagatcgagaaagggagagagaccgAGATCGTGAACGGGAAAGAGAAAGGGACAGAGAACGGTTTAGAGACCGTGATCGAGATGTCTATAGACGTAGAGACCGATCCAGAAGCCGGGAGAGGGATAGAGATCGGGCCAGAGAAAGATCTCGTAGCAGAGATCGTGATAGAGACAGGGACAGAGAGCGTGATAAAGGTAGAGACAGGGACAGAGATAGGGATCGAGGAAAAGATCGCTCTGTGCGTAGCGGAAGCAGAGATAACAAAGACTCTAAATCTGATCGATCAAGAGATGTTCTGAAGAGCACATCACAAGAGCCCACACCCTCCAGTCACATGTAA